One Paraburkholderia kururiensis DNA window includes the following coding sequences:
- the mscL gene encoding large conductance mechanosensitive channel protein MscL yields MGMIKEFKEFAVKGNVMDLAVGVIIGGAFSTIVNSVVKDLIMPVIGVVTGGLDFSNQFVRLGTIPPSFKGNPDSYKDLQTAGVAVFGYGSFITAVINFLILAFIIFLMVKFINKLRQPEEAAPAAPPAPPEDVLLLREIRDTLKSQPR; encoded by the coding sequence ATGGGCATGATCAAGGAATTCAAGGAATTCGCCGTCAAGGGCAACGTGATGGATCTGGCGGTGGGCGTCATCATCGGCGGCGCCTTCTCCACCATCGTGAATTCGGTCGTCAAGGACCTGATCATGCCGGTCATCGGCGTCGTCACCGGCGGCCTCGATTTCTCGAACCAGTTCGTGCGGCTCGGCACCATTCCGCCCTCGTTCAAGGGCAATCCCGATTCGTACAAGGATCTGCAGACGGCGGGCGTCGCCGTGTTCGGCTACGGCTCGTTCATCACGGCCGTGATCAACTTCCTCATCCTCGCGTTCATCATCTTTTTGATGGTGAAGTTCATCAACAAGCTGCGTCAGCCGGAAGAAGCCGCGCCCGCCGCCCCGCCGGCACCGCCCGAAGACGTGCTGCTGCTTCGCGAGATTCGCGACACGCTCAAGAGCCAGCCGCGCTGA
- a CDS encoding hybrid sensor histidine kinase/response regulator, which translates to MPDRATPAAYILVVDDDEGILRLARKSLMRAGVRVATCTGAASARELIAAEAPDLLVLDYQLDGPETGLDFFRRLRAEDVRIPAILVTGFTDESRVIQALRAGVSDVVPKSGDYLDYLPEAVERVLAQIRLQRASAEALLLLDREEHYRTLSEALPHLVLTCRSDGRCDFISKQWVDYTGLDEAHSLGLGWLDAVHADDREEVRRTWLAAVSGGATGYYHHEMRIRRHDGAYRWFDVRIVAVRDPRGGVNKWFGSCTDIQPQREAIEERERLLASEQVARQAAEDANRAKDRFLAMLSHELRTPLTPVLAGTRVLDMIAELPEQARASVRMIRRNIELEARLIDDLLDLTRVANGKLSLTLETVDVHEVIDSVLELFRSEIQVKQQDVHIDTAARHHYVRADRARLQQMLWNLVRNAAKFTPDGGHIYVRTRDEGSQIQISVEDTGIGIAPEQIGKLFNAFEQGSHNMTRQFGGLGLGLAITKALTDAHGGSVSARSPGVHCGATFTIVLPACEPPQAEPAAPVSAVSSAACTLTILMIEDHEDTAEVMAQLVRSLGHDVTVVGLVADALAAAQSVEFDLVISDVGLPDGTGLDFIRAFREHSAVPAVALTGFGTDEDVRRSVDAGFTWHLTKPVNFAQLEQLIESAARQKSEPPGATPPLEQTARDVDLGR; encoded by the coding sequence ATGCCCGACCGCGCTACGCCTGCCGCCTACATTCTCGTCGTCGACGACGACGAAGGCATTCTCCGTCTTGCCCGCAAGTCGCTGATGCGGGCCGGCGTGCGCGTGGCCACCTGCACGGGCGCCGCGAGTGCACGCGAACTGATCGCTGCCGAAGCGCCCGATCTGCTCGTGCTCGACTATCAGCTCGACGGCCCCGAAACCGGGCTCGATTTCTTCCGCCGCCTGCGCGCCGAAGACGTGCGCATTCCGGCCATTCTCGTGACGGGCTTCACCGACGAATCGCGCGTGATCCAGGCGTTGCGCGCGGGTGTGTCCGACGTGGTGCCGAAGTCGGGCGACTATCTCGACTATCTGCCCGAAGCGGTGGAGCGCGTGCTCGCGCAGATTCGCCTGCAACGCGCGTCGGCCGAAGCGCTGTTGCTGCTCGATCGCGAAGAGCATTACCGCACGCTTTCCGAGGCGCTGCCGCACCTCGTGCTCACGTGCCGCTCGGACGGCCGCTGCGACTTCATCTCGAAGCAGTGGGTGGATTACACGGGGCTCGACGAAGCGCATTCGCTCGGCCTCGGCTGGCTCGACGCCGTGCACGCCGACGACCGCGAGGAAGTGCGCCGCACCTGGCTCGCGGCGGTGTCGGGCGGCGCGACGGGTTACTACCATCACGAAATGCGGATTCGCCGCCACGACGGCGCGTACCGCTGGTTCGACGTGCGCATCGTGGCCGTACGCGATCCGCGTGGCGGCGTGAACAAATGGTTCGGCAGTTGCACGGACATCCAGCCGCAGCGCGAGGCGATCGAAGAACGCGAACGGCTGCTCGCCTCGGAGCAGGTGGCGAGACAGGCGGCCGAAGACGCCAATCGCGCGAAAGACCGCTTTCTCGCCATGCTGTCGCACGAGCTGCGCACGCCGCTCACGCCGGTCCTCGCCGGCACGCGCGTGCTCGACATGATTGCCGAGCTGCCCGAGCAGGCGCGCGCAAGCGTGCGGATGATCCGCCGCAACATCGAACTGGAGGCACGCCTGATCGACGATCTGCTCGATCTCACGCGCGTGGCCAACGGCAAGCTGAGCCTCACGCTGGAAACGGTGGACGTGCACGAGGTGATCGACAGCGTGCTCGAACTCTTTCGCAGCGAGATTCAGGTCAAGCAGCAGGACGTGCACATCGACACGGCGGCGCGCCATCATTACGTGCGCGCCGACCGCGCGCGCCTGCAGCAGATGCTATGGAACCTCGTGCGCAACGCCGCGAAATTCACGCCCGACGGCGGGCACATCTATGTGCGCACGCGCGACGAAGGCTCGCAGATCCAGATTTCGGTGGAAGACACCGGCATCGGCATTGCGCCTGAGCAGATCGGCAAGCTCTTCAATGCGTTCGAGCAGGGCAGTCACAACATGACGCGGCAGTTCGGCGGCCTCGGCCTCGGGCTCGCCATCACCAAGGCGCTCACCGATGCGCACGGCGGCAGCGTGAGCGCGCGAAGCCCGGGCGTGCATTGCGGGGCGACCTTCACGATCGTGCTGCCCGCCTGCGAGCCGCCGCAGGCCGAGCCGGCCGCGCCGGTGTCGGCCGTATCCAGCGCCGCCTGCACGTTGACGATCCTGATGATCGAAGATCACGAAGATACGGCCGAGGTCATGGCGCAGCTTGTGCGCAGCCTCGGTCATGACGTGACGGTGGTGGGCCTCGTGGCCGATGCGCTCGCGGCCGCGCAGAGCGTCGAGTTCGACCTCGTGATCAGCGACGTGGGCTTGCCGGACGGCACGGGTCTCGATTTCATCCGCGCCTTCCGCGAGCATTCCGCGGTGCCGGCCGTTGCACTGACGGGCTTCGGCACCGACGAGGACGTGCGCCGCAGCGTCGACGCAGGCTTCACCTGGCATCTCACCAAGCCGGTGAACTTCGCGCAGCTCGAACAGCTGATCGAGAGCGCGGCGCGGCAGAAGTCCGAGCCGCCGGGTGCCACGCCGCCGCTCGAACAGACGGCGCGCGACGTCGATCTGGGTCGATAG
- a CDS encoding response regulator, with protein sequence MTQGETVSIVLVEDDDGHATLVERNLRRSGISNGFLRFRDGAEALDYFFGDPATHAGRAWPARDQLTNFVVLLDLRMPRVDGFEVLRRLKASPETAAVPVIVLTTTDDPREIERCYELGCNVYITKPVEYEAFIEAVRRLGFFLQVVKLPQGQRFASHG encoded by the coding sequence ATGACACAAGGGGAGACGGTCAGCATCGTGCTCGTTGAAGACGACGACGGCCATGCGACGCTCGTCGAACGCAACCTGCGCCGTTCCGGTATTTCGAACGGCTTTCTGCGCTTTCGGGACGGCGCCGAAGCGCTCGACTATTTCTTCGGCGACCCAGCCACGCACGCCGGGCGCGCCTGGCCTGCGCGCGACCAGCTCACCAACTTCGTGGTGCTGCTCGACCTGCGCATGCCGCGCGTGGACGGCTTCGAGGTGCTGCGACGGCTGAAGGCGTCGCCGGAAACGGCCGCTGTGCCCGTGATCGTGCTCACCACGACCGACGACCCGCGCGAGATCGAACGCTGTTACGAACTGGGCTGCAACGTCTACATTACGAAGCCCGTCGAATACGAGGCGTTTATCGAGGCGGTACGGCGGCTCGGCTTCTTCCTTCAGGTCGTGAAGCTGCCCCAGGGCCAACGGTTCGCCTCGCATGGATGA
- a CDS encoding sensor histidine kinase, with protein MKLFTKGLLLIAVPSAVELALLGFVFGTQEEAMQAAKGAADSQQVLWQSTTLAQPLLREAARVRTGVVLGDPSFIDRRAIWADFSDRLGQLEHLVAKQPEQVARVRRMRAAADAWRAEVSAVATALYEGRTIEPYADAQNDALPPQIQLVRTQLDDFIAEERRRDAQSRASLALTRTRQQAALIAAVVGSMLIWAGSAFVFARNIGRRLAVLTANAERLGNSQPLTAPLSGNDEIAALDTVLHDTSVRLRSAEREQAELKAQLEARAAELARVNEHLRQETQDNEMFIYSVSHDLRSPLVNLQGFSNELQVSCEDLRTTVETARLPAPEHERLAEVLDGDIRESLQFVRRAVSRAAAIIDALLRISRAGRVEYHWQRVSMGRVAARVVDGLEGTLAACGASITMRELPPAWGDPAAIEQVFSQLIGNALRYLDPARPGRIEVGALEPEPEEAADEPEPGAVPRPRMRTYYVRDNGMGIPAGSLPGMFRAFSRLRADTAEGEGIGLAIVRRTVERHGGRAWVESVEGAGSTFFFTLPEQPLRAP; from the coding sequence ATGAAACTGTTCACCAAGGGTCTGCTGCTGATCGCCGTGCCGAGCGCCGTCGAACTGGCGTTGCTGGGGTTCGTGTTCGGCACACAGGAAGAGGCCATGCAGGCGGCCAAGGGCGCCGCGGACAGCCAGCAGGTGCTGTGGCAGTCCACTACGCTCGCCCAGCCGCTGTTGCGCGAGGCGGCGCGCGTGCGCACCGGCGTGGTGCTGGGCGACCCGTCTTTCATCGACCGCCGCGCCATCTGGGCCGACTTCTCCGACCGTCTCGGCCAGCTCGAACATCTCGTGGCGAAGCAGCCGGAGCAGGTGGCGCGCGTGCGCCGCATGCGCGCGGCGGCGGACGCGTGGCGCGCCGAGGTGTCGGCCGTGGCGACCGCGCTCTACGAAGGGCGCACCATCGAGCCCTACGCCGACGCCCAGAACGACGCGCTGCCGCCGCAAATCCAGCTGGTGCGCACACAGCTCGACGATTTCATTGCCGAAGAGCGGCGCCGCGATGCGCAGAGCCGTGCGTCGCTTGCGCTCACGCGCACGCGGCAGCAGGCGGCGCTGATCGCAGCCGTGGTGGGGTCCATGCTGATCTGGGCGGGCTCGGCGTTCGTGTTCGCGCGCAATATCGGCAGGCGCCTCGCGGTGCTCACGGCGAATGCCGAGCGGCTCGGCAACAGCCAGCCGCTTACCGCACCGCTGTCGGGCAACGACGAAATCGCGGCGCTCGACACCGTTCTGCACGACACCAGCGTGCGGTTGCGCAGCGCCGAGCGCGAGCAGGCCGAACTCAAGGCGCAGCTCGAAGCGCGCGCGGCCGAACTCGCGCGCGTGAACGAGCACCTGCGCCAGGAGACGCAAGACAACGAGATGTTCATCTACAGCGTCTCGCACGACCTGCGCTCGCCGCTCGTGAACCTGCAAGGGTTTTCGAACGAGCTGCAGGTCTCTTGCGAAGATCTGCGCACCACGGTGGAAACGGCGCGACTGCCCGCGCCCGAGCACGAACGCCTCGCCGAGGTGCTGGACGGCGACATCCGCGAGTCGTTGCAGTTCGTGCGGCGCGCGGTGAGCCGGGCGGCCGCTATCATCGACGCGCTCCTGCGCATTTCGCGCGCGGGCCGCGTGGAGTACCACTGGCAGCGCGTGAGCATGGGTCGCGTGGCGGCGCGTGTCGTGGACGGCCTGGAAGGGACGCTCGCCGCGTGCGGGGCCTCCATCACGATGCGCGAGTTGCCGCCGGCGTGGGGCGACCCCGCGGCGATCGAACAGGTGTTCAGCCAGTTGATCGGCAACGCGCTGCGCTACCTCGATCCCGCGCGACCGGGCCGCATCGAGGTCGGGGCGCTGGAACCGGAACCGGAAGAGGCCGCCGACGAACCTGAGCCCGGCGCCGTGCCGCGTCCCCGCATGCGCACTTACTATGTGCGCGACAATGGTATGGGCATTCCCGCGGGGTCGCTGCCCGGCATGTTCCGCGCGTTCTCGCGTCTGCGGGCCGACACGGCCGAAGGCGAGGGCATCGGCCTTGCCATCGTGCGGCGCACCGTGGAGCGGCACGGCGGACGGGCGTGGGTGGAATCGGTGGAGGGCGCCGGGTCCACGTTCTTCTTCACGCTGCCCGAACAACCCTTGCGTGCACCATGA
- a CDS encoding AsmA family protein produces MTPEQTPARTPGRRVGKIIAWLVALVAVLVAVVVVVFLTFDWNRARPWVDDKVSQAIGRTFRIEGDLKLGWRHPVGESGWRAWVPWPRFSAAHITVANPDWAKTRYFATLDEIDFEVELLPLLAHRIVVPVINLVNPSVDLERTQDDRNNWTFKLPSSSGPSTWKLDLHDITFAKGYIAYADRKTKADVQLTVDTLGQAVPIGDVMAAQESASRNASAQMVGKAGAARLAAQAKAIEASEAAAASEASAASGSRTATAAASSASGAAGSGSAVTASKASGSAAVRTNPVASTGSGASSSSAPSQPTTGPASAPLYAIGWTLKGTYNHAAVSGTGKLGGVLALQDANRPFPVQADMRAGDTHIALVGTITDPAHLAAVDLRLWLQGASMAHLYTLTGITLPETPPYATEGRLVGQFRRDGKVFRYENFTGRVGGSDLNGTLAWFQRQPRPLLQGQLVSNLLQFSDLAPIIGADTNASKRKRGDVATQPANRVIPVEEFRTDRWKAIDADVTLTGRRIVKNANLPITDLYTHVVLRDGALSLHPLRFGVAGGTLDSNIDLDGSGVPLKGRFATAARHLKLKQLFPGVKSMQSALGEINGDASLTATGNSPAALASTSNGEVKALVTQGTISLLLMEAAGLNVANVVYEKLFGTRDVKINCAAADFVATDGVLDSRVFALDTEDAVIDIGGKVNLHDESMDLNIHPHTKGFRVFSLRSPLYVKGTFKDPHVGVDAAALALRGGAMVGLGLINPFAALIPLIAPSNNKPLPCANLLAQMRQQPTAPPPGQKEKAPRLPSADKGMPASGAASR; encoded by the coding sequence ATGACGCCGGAGCAGACCCCCGCGCGCACTCCCGGCCGACGCGTCGGCAAGATCATCGCATGGCTCGTGGCACTCGTCGCTGTCCTCGTCGCCGTGGTCGTCGTGGTCTTTCTCACGTTCGACTGGAACCGCGCCCGCCCGTGGGTGGACGACAAGGTGAGCCAGGCGATCGGCCGCACTTTCCGCATCGAGGGCGACCTCAAGCTGGGCTGGCGCCATCCGGTGGGCGAGAGCGGCTGGCGCGCGTGGGTGCCGTGGCCGCGCTTCTCGGCGGCGCACATCACCGTCGCCAATCCCGATTGGGCAAAAACGCGCTACTTCGCGACGCTCGACGAGATCGACTTCGAGGTCGAACTGCTGCCGCTCCTTGCGCATCGCATCGTCGTGCCCGTGATCAACCTCGTGAATCCGTCCGTCGATCTGGAGCGCACCCAGGACGATCGCAACAACTGGACCTTCAAGCTGCCGTCGTCGAGCGGGCCGTCCACGTGGAAGCTGGATCTGCACGACATCACGTTCGCCAAAGGCTACATCGCGTACGCGGACCGGAAGACGAAGGCCGACGTGCAACTGACCGTGGACACGCTGGGCCAGGCGGTCCCCATCGGCGACGTGATGGCGGCGCAGGAGAGCGCGTCGCGCAACGCGTCGGCGCAGATGGTGGGTAAAGCCGGCGCCGCGCGGCTGGCGGCGCAGGCGAAGGCGATCGAGGCGTCCGAGGCCGCGGCGGCTTCTGAGGCTTCCGCGGCTTCCGGTTCGCGAACGGCGACCGCAGCGGCTTCGAGCGCTTCGGGTGCGGCGGGTTCGGGGTCGGCGGTGACTGCCTCGAAAGCCTCCGGTAGCGCAGCGGTGCGGACGAACCCGGTGGCCTCGACGGGAAGCGGCGCATCCAGTTCCAGCGCACCAAGCCAGCCCACTACCGGACCCGCTTCAGCGCCGCTCTACGCCATCGGCTGGACGCTCAAAGGCACCTACAATCACGCCGCCGTTTCAGGTACCGGCAAGCTGGGCGGCGTGCTCGCATTGCAAGACGCGAACCGCCCGTTCCCCGTGCAGGCCGACATGCGCGCGGGCGACACGCATATCGCGCTCGTCGGCACGATCACCGACCCGGCACACCTCGCGGCGGTCGATCTGCGTCTGTGGTTGCAAGGCGCGAGCATGGCGCATCTGTACACGCTCACCGGCATCACGCTGCCCGAGACGCCGCCGTATGCGACGGAAGGGCGCCTCGTCGGGCAGTTCAGGCGCGACGGCAAGGTGTTTCGCTACGAAAACTTCACGGGCCGCGTGGGCGGCAGCGATCTCAACGGCACGCTGGCGTGGTTCCAGCGTCAGCCGCGGCCGCTGCTGCAGGGGCAACTGGTGTCGAACCTGCTGCAGTTCTCCGACCTCGCGCCGATCATCGGCGCCGATACCAACGCGAGCAAGCGCAAGCGTGGCGACGTGGCGACGCAGCCGGCGAACCGCGTGATTCCCGTGGAGGAATTCCGTACCGACCGCTGGAAGGCCATCGACGCGGACGTGACGCTCACCGGCCGGCGCATCGTCAAGAACGCGAACCTGCCGATCACGGATCTCTACACGCACGTGGTGCTGCGCGACGGCGCGCTCTCGCTGCACCCGCTGCGCTTCGGCGTGGCGGGCGGCACGCTGGATTCGAACATCGACCTCGACGGCAGCGGCGTGCCGCTCAAGGGACGTTTCGCCACCGCGGCGCGTCACCTGAAGCTCAAACAGCTGTTTCCGGGCGTGAAGTCGATGCAGTCGGCGCTCGGCGAAATCAACGGCGACGCGTCGCTCACCGCCACCGGCAATTCGCCCGCGGCCCTCGCCTCCACCTCGAACGGCGAGGTGAAGGCGCTCGTGACGCAGGGCACCATCAGCCTGCTGCTCATGGAGGCGGCGGGGCTCAACGTGGCCAACGTGGTCTACGAAAAGCTCTTCGGCACGCGCGACGTGAAGATCAACTGCGCCGCCGCGGACTTCGTCGCGACCGACGGCGTGCTGGATTCGCGCGTGTTCGCCCTCGACACGGAGGACGCCGTGATCGACATCGGCGGCAAGGTCAATCTGCACGACGAGTCGATGGACCTCAACATCCATCCCCATACAAAGGGCTTTCGCGTGTTTTCGCTGCGCTCGCCGCTCTACGTGAAAGGCACGTTCAAAGACCCGCATGTGGGCGTGGACGCCGCGGCGCTCGCGTTGCGCGGCGGCGCGATGGTGGGGCTCGGGCTCATCAACCCATTCGCGGCGCTGATTCCGCTCATCGCGCCCAGCAACAACAAGCCGTTGCCATGCGCCAATCTGCTTGCGCAGATGCGGCAGCAGCCCACGGCGCCGCCGCCCGGTCAGAAGGAGAAGGCGCCGCGTCTGCCGTCGGCGGACAAGGGTATGCCCGCATCGGGTGCGGCCTCGCGATAG
- a CDS encoding ABC transporter ATP-binding protein yields the protein MTDTPLLEARAIVRRDAARGQVLLHAASLALHAGDRASITGPSGSGKSVLLRALALLDPLDGGDVWWHGKPVSRHAMPRYRRNVAYIRQRPAMLDGTVEDNLRYPYSLRVYRDGSFDRTRAAALVHAAGRGNDFLARRASELSGGEAQIAALVRVLQLDPEVLLLDEPTASLDPDSSRAIEALVLAWFQASDGATAQRAAIWVSHDPVQAQRVSTRHLTMRAGVLGEADGQALAEGNAEAAREGDAPPAPHAPSPSHQVPHPHEDERPTSQPDPNTPKEPTR from the coding sequence ATGACCGATACGCCTCTTCTTGAAGCCCGCGCCATCGTGCGCCGCGATGCCGCGCGCGGCCAGGTGTTGCTGCACGCCGCCAGCCTCGCGCTGCATGCGGGCGACCGCGCGTCCATCACGGGCCCCTCCGGTTCGGGCAAGAGCGTGCTGCTGCGCGCGCTCGCGCTGCTCGATCCGCTCGACGGCGGCGACGTGTGGTGGCACGGCAAACCCGTCTCGCGCCACGCGATGCCGCGCTACCGGCGCAACGTCGCCTACATCCGGCAACGTCCTGCGATGCTCGACGGCACCGTGGAAGACAACCTGCGTTATCCGTATTCGCTGCGCGTCTATCGCGACGGGTCGTTCGACCGCACACGCGCCGCGGCGCTCGTGCACGCGGCGGGACGCGGCAACGACTTCCTCGCGCGGCGCGCGAGCGAACTCTCGGGCGGCGAAGCGCAGATCGCGGCGCTCGTGCGCGTGCTGCAACTCGATCCGGAGGTGTTGCTGCTCGACGAACCCACGGCATCGCTCGACCCCGATTCGTCGCGCGCCATCGAAGCACTCGTGCTCGCGTGGTTCCAGGCCAGCGACGGCGCCACCGCCCAACGCGCCGCCATCTGGGTCTCGCACGATCCCGTCCAGGCGCAGCGCGTCAGCACCCGGCACCTCACGATGCGCGCCGGCGTTCTGGGCGAAGCGGACGGACAGGCGTTAGCAGAAGGGAATGCCGAAGCAGCCCGCGAAGGAGACGCGCCGCCGGCCCCGCACGCGCCCTCGCCCTCGCATCAAGTCCCGCACCCGCACGAAGACGAGCGCCCCACGTCGCAGCCCGATCCGAACACGCCGAAGGAGCCTACGCGATGA
- a CDS encoding ABC transporter permease, with product MNPGLQNLSLVDVGIAALLIVVNGAVSVLLKLDLERKLAWAAVRTVVQLLAIGYVLGWVFQYDRWYAVLPLMALMTLIAGFAGAQRGARTYAGQRADSIVSIWVSSWLVAAVGLFVVIRIRPWYEPQYAIPILGMILGNTLTGVSLGVERMTEELTARRDRVEMALALGATRWEAAQEPARQAVRAGMVPTLNQMAVVGVVSLPGMMTGQVLAGQSPLQAVRYQMVIMFLIAAASALGTVGAVLLTYRHLFSAEHRFLASRLVERTAGRA from the coding sequence ATGAACCCCGGTCTGCAAAACCTCAGCCTCGTCGACGTCGGCATCGCGGCGTTGCTCATCGTGGTGAACGGCGCCGTGTCGGTGCTGCTCAAGCTCGATCTCGAACGCAAGCTCGCCTGGGCCGCGGTGCGCACTGTCGTGCAGTTGCTCGCCATCGGCTACGTGCTCGGCTGGGTGTTCCAGTACGACCGCTGGTACGCGGTGTTGCCGCTCATGGCGCTGATGACGTTGATCGCCGGCTTCGCCGGCGCGCAGCGCGGCGCGCGCACCTACGCGGGCCAGCGCGCGGACAGCATCGTCTCGATCTGGGTGAGTTCGTGGCTCGTGGCGGCGGTCGGGCTCTTCGTCGTGATTCGCATCCGGCCGTGGTACGAGCCGCAATATGCGATTCCGATCCTCGGCATGATTCTCGGCAACACGCTCACCGGCGTGTCGCTCGGCGTGGAGCGCATGACCGAGGAACTGACGGCGCGACGCGACCGCGTCGAGATGGCGCTCGCGCTCGGCGCGACGCGTTGGGAAGCGGCCCAGGAGCCGGCGCGTCAGGCGGTGCGAGCCGGGATGGTTCCCACGCTCAACCAGATGGCCGTGGTGGGCGTAGTGAGCCTGCCCGGCATGATGACGGGCCAGGTGCTCGCGGGACAGTCGCCGCTGCAGGCCGTGCGCTATCAGATGGTGATCATGTTCCTGATCGCGGCGGCCTCCGCGCTCGGCACCGTGGGCGCCGTGCTGCTCA